A single genomic interval of Cucumis sativus cultivar 9930 chromosome 7, Cucumber_9930_V3, whole genome shotgun sequence harbors:
- the LOC101209277 gene encoding aspartyl protease family protein 2 has protein sequence MDFHSILKYLLLFFFISTAASEFQTLTLRSLPTPSPLPLFPDSQSLQSSPDAPLTLDLHHLDSLSLNKTPTDLFNLRLHRDTLRVHALNSRAAGFSSSVVSGLSQGSGEYFTRLGVGTPPRYLYMVLDTGSDVVWLQCSPCRKCYSQSDPIFNPYKSKSFAGIPCSSPLCRRLDSSGCSTRRHTCLYQVSYGDGSFTTGDFATETLTFRGNKIAKVALGCGHHNEGLFVGAAGLLGLGRGRLSFPSQTGIRFNHKFSYCLVDRSASSKPSSMVFGDAAISRLARFTPLIRNPKLDTFYYVGLIGISVGGVRVRGVSPSLFKLDSAGNGGVIIDSGTSVTRLTRPAYTALRDAFRVGARHLKRGPEFSLFDTCYDLSGQSSVKVPTVVLHFRGADMALPATNYLIPVDENGSFCFAFAGTISGLSIIGNIQQQGFRVVYDLAGSRIGFAPRGCT, from the coding sequence ATGGATTTCCATTCTATACTCAAATatctcctcctcttctttttcatctccACCGCCGCATCCGAGTTTCAGACCCTAACTCTCCGCTCTCTTCCAACCCCCTCTCCTCTTCCCCTCTTCCCTGACTCTCAATCCCTCCAATCCTCCCCCGACGCTCCCCTCACGCTTGATCTCCACCATCTGGACTCACTCTCTCTCAATAAAACCCCCACCGATCTCTTCAATCTCAGACTCCACCGCGACACCCTCCGCGTTCACGCTCTCAACTCACGCGCCGCTGGCTTCAGCAGCTCCGTCGTCTCCGGCCTCTCCCAAGGCAGCGGCGAATACTTCACCCGCCTTGGCGTTGGAACCCCTCCTAGATACCTTTATATGGTCCTCGACACCGGCAGCGACGTCGTTTGGCTCCAATGCTCCCCTTGCCGCAAATGCTACTCCCAATCTGACCCCATTTTCAACCCATATAAATCCAAATCCTTCGCCGGGATCCCCTGTTCCTCCCCTCTCTGCCGTCGTCTCGATTCCTCCGGCTGCAGCACCCGCCGCCACACCTGTCTCTACCAAGTCTCTTACGGCGACGGCTCCTTCACCACCGGCGATTTCGCCACCGAAACCCTCACATTTCGTGGCAATAAAATCGCTAAAGTCGCCCTCGGCTGCGGCCACCATAATGAGGGTTTGTTCGTCGGAGCCGCCGGTTTGTTGGGTCTCGGTAGAGGCCGGTTGTCTTTCCCTTCCCAAACTGGAATCCGATTCAATCATAAATTCTCTTACTGTTTGGTAGACCGGTCCGCTTCATCTAAACCGTCCTCCATGGTCTTCGGTGATGCGGCAATTTCCCGACTCGCCCGGTTCACTCCTTTAATTCGGAACCCGAAATTAGACACGTTCTATTACGTTGGACTTATTGGAATCAGCGTCGGTGGAGTCCGAGTACGTGGCGTTTCCCCTTCTCTCTTCAAGCTTGATTCCGCCGGTAACGGTGGTGTCATCATCGATTCCGGTACGTCCGTGACCCGGCTGACTCGGCCAGCTTACACGGCTCTTCGCGACGCGTTTCGTGTGGGAGCGAGACATTTGAAAAGAGGGCCGGAGTTTTCGTTGTTTGATACTTGTTACGACCTGTCGGGTCAGTCGTCGGTGAAGGTGCCGACGGTGGTGTTGCATTTTCGGGGAGCGGACATGGCGTTACCGGCAACGAATTATTTGATTCCGGTGGACGAGAATGGGAGTTTTTGCTTTGCATTTGCGGGTACCATTTCGGGTTTGTCGATTATTGGTAATATTCAACAGCAAGGTTTTCGGGTTGTGTACGATTTGGCGGGTTCTCGGATCGGGTTTGCTCCACGTGGGTGCACGTGA
- the LOC101207408 gene encoding uncharacterized protein LOC101207408, with amino-acid sequence MKRNFQPPISNDSSRQKRTKVGDLDRDRPLTCRRDSSPISTKERRVSYGKNAKTSEFAFFKKFKEDASHRFSSSLPRQKELQSKKFNSNDCFRERASPVENGCKDYTSHHLVEKVTPVNFNSLHLPLGNSSKISDVDVLHAHKTFKDIQSKQRNVENDDIFSRKRQKLRQFIQNMSFHGTGESYEKGYGVISRLLSRLIPERNQYKFNNNLEKIQRLRGRCCPWLDYEHHLNNSLSPCRLNKSRGRSFSHSDFSTNSEDNNFQIKYRTKEFDCNVDRKMTLLNVTAAVENYRSFISSLFKPQYGLYDQDEHFHLRKQKLKPLLLGWDTDYIKDESSSQLTELNTIAKSPISFADDQPTMHESFGAAPLCSSPFPSSNRTNLNSLPYSSLASSQIHGLSWQNVAGEDIGTTFNNLHLNFSSVPKFLHQWNSSVDDGGCHDLCAQNTDWVMNNVLDDGSQHPSIESLCASGLVFDFGCKYLSDSKEQRQTAYHILKYPLDEIQPTALTNEEWSNDSSDDVLVDYRPPFFIQPESFFQGKVYSILTDKLSWDVARSEINVDDITEMNYI; translated from the exons ATGAAGCGCAATTTCCAACCTCCCATTTCTAATG ATAGTAGCCGTCAGAAGAGAACAAAAGTTGGAGATCTTGATCGTGATAGACCTTTGACATGCAGAAGAGATTCTTCTCCCATATCCACGAAAGAAAGACGTGTTTCGTACG GAAAGAATGCAAAAACTTCTGagtttgcattttttaaaaagttcaagGAAGATGCAAGCCATAGATTCAGCTCATCTCTTCCACGTCAGAAGGAACTTCAATCAAAAAAGTTCAACTCGAATGATTGTTTCAGAG AGAGAGCAAGCCCTGTTGAAAACGGCTGTAAAGACTACACATCACATCATCTTGTTGAGAAGGTCACTCCTGTTAACTTTAACTCGCTGCATTTACCTTTGGGTAATTCATCCAAAATTTCAG ATGTAGATGTCTTACATGCTCATAAAACATTTAAGGATATACAGAGCAAACAGAGGAACGTGGAAAATGATG ATATTTTTAGTAGAAAGAGGCAGAAATTACGTCAGTTCATTCAGAATATGTCGTTCCATGGTACTGGTGAATCTTATGAGAAGGG GTATGGTGTTATTTCCAGGCTACTTAGCCGGCTTATACCAGAGAGAAATCAGTATAAG TTTAATAATAACTTGGAAAAAATACAAAGGTTGCGTGGAAGGTGCTGTCCTTGGCTTGATTATGAGCATCATTTGAATAATAGTTTATCACCTTGTCGTTTGAATAAATCAAGAGGAAGATCTTTTTCTCATTCTGATTTCTCAACCAATAGCGAGGACAacaatttccaaattaaatacaGAACTAAGGAGTTCGACTGCAATGTAGACAGAAAAATGACTCTGCTTAATGTCACCGCTGCAGTTGAAAACTATAGGTCATTTATTTCCAGCCTTTTCAAGCCACAATACGGTTTATATGATCAAGATGAACATTTTCAcctaagaaaacaaaagctaaaacCTCTTCTGCTCGGTTGGGATACTGACTACATAAAAGATGAAAGTTCTTCTCAACTTACAGAGTTGAACACAATTGCCAAGTCACCAATTTCATTCGCTGATGATCAGCCAACCATGCACGAGAGTTTTGGTGCTGCTCCGCTGTGTTCATCCCCTTTCCCTTCCAGTAATCGTACAAACTTAAACTCATTGCCATACTCCAGTTTAGCCAGCTCTCAAATCCATGGATTAAGTTGGCAAAATGTAGCAGGGGAAGATATCGGTACCACTTTCAACAACCTGCATTTGAATTTCTCATCAGTACCcaaatttcttcatcaatGGAATAGTTCTGTCGATGATGGAGGCTGCCATGACTTGTGTGCACAAAACACTGATTGGGTTATGAATAACGTGTTGGATGACGGATCCCAACATCCTTCTATTGAAAGTCTGTGTGCTTCTGGCCTTGTCTTTGATTTTGGATGCAAATACCTTTCAGACTCAAAGGAACAACGCCAAACAGCTTATCATATACTTAAGTACCCACTGGATGAAATACAACCCACAGCCCTAACCAATGAAGAATGGAGTAATGACAGTTCAGATGATGTGCTTGTGGATTATCGACCGCCCTTCTTTATCCAACCGGAGTCATTCTTTCAAGGGAAGGTATACTCTATACTGACTGATAAACTTAGCTGGGATGTAGCCAGAAGTGAAATAAATGTTGATGATATAACTGAAATGAATTACATATGA
- the LOC101207165 gene encoding uncharacterized protein LOC101207165 isoform X1, whose translation MKEIQRRKVRSNTEKPFPGCLGRMVNLFDLSAGVSRNKLLTDKPHRDVSLLPRSHSDAAIISSPSHDSQLEDGLEHSIGQANRTPMKMLIDHEMSKDAESKIAPPNVVAKLMGLDTLPEQVGSAANKTPSRASLSTAKESRLALECTELVDNRLEKGSLCQIHQSSVDVYGMWQQCLKTDNDREKLHYGSFDKNFDEKKMALVRQKFTEAKRLATDEKLRQSKEFQDALEVLSSNKELFVKFLQEPNSLFSQHSFQLRSLPTSPEKKCITILRPSKLVGSENISETGIRCEKQVKKPAQVSHSTGCDKSSNARALSNQKFDEYVQPTRIVVLKPNIGKNHGVKTAVPQQPCLSPNKTNGNFFEEVEDAVVPESREAIEISEQLSEDQMGHQRDETLISSLFSNGYTGDESSLYKSENEYAVGVLSDLELMSPSSRHSWDYVNKFDSPYSISSISRVSYSPESSVCREAKKRLSERWSLMASNANSQEPRHVRRSSSTLGEMLFLSDPKNSIEPIDKITNEEEERREFASCVSTDLQEDNRNSPRSLQRSKSAPVSPLMSSARLGFDASNLATSDVTPEKVSPTKAKSSFKGKISSLFFSRSKKLTKEKRNASQCKEGLDTSVPETLGASLPPGRIGDASCVNNSRFEECSSSALCESSGTSPDLTSKLGTVSLEAGLPFSRHLMPGNTSENPDYSSPCSVLEPPFDEDGIMHSSFGHMKSNSRGIHVSTKSSLIDKSPPIESISRTLTWEDAYSDNTEPYLFKPTSACEDREEEEQKWLGLVRSLFSAAGLDDSVHHNSFFSRWHSLKYPLDPSLRNNFANLSDKEPEQEAKRRQSRSNWKLIFDSVNAVLVEITGFRSEMSTISISSNWVHADAPSQPLVDIVWDRLKDWLSDETQCVGCEIGDSNSLVVERVVGKEVVGKGWIHQLQEELDNLGKEIEGKLLEELVEETLLDLTGSCP comes from the exons ATGAAAGAgattcaaagaagaaaagtccGTAGTAATACGGAGAAACCTTTCCCTGGATGCTTGGGAAGAATGGTAAACCTGTTTGACTTGAGTGCAGGCGTTAGTAGGAACAAGCTTCTGACGGATAAACCACATCGTGATG TTTCTTTACTCCCAAGAAGCCACTCAGATGCAGCTATTATATCGAGCCCCTCCCATGATAGTCAGCTCGAGGATGGACTG GAACATTCAATTGGGCAGGCAAATCGAACACCAATGAAGATGCTCATAGACCATGAAATGTCGAAAGATGCTGAGTCTAAGATTGCTCCCCCAAATGTTGTTGCGAAGTTGATGGGTCTAGATACTCTACCCGAGCAGGTTGGTTCAGCTGCTAACAAAACACCTTCAAGAGCTTCCCTGTCTACAGCTAAAGAATCTAGGTTGGCACTGGAATGCACGGAACTAGTTGATAACCGTTTGGAGAAGGGATCTTTGTGCCAAATTCATCAAAGCTCTGTAGACGTCTATGGAATGTGGCAGCAATGTTTGAAAACAGATAATGACAgagaaaaattgcattatggaagttttgacaaaaattttgatgaaaaaaagaTGGCTCTTGTTCGTCAGAAATTCACTGAAGCTAAACGTCTAGCAACAGATGAGAAACTTAGGCAATCTAAAGAATTTCAAGATGCCTTAGAAGTTCTCAGCTCCAACAAAGAAttgtttgtcaaatttttgCAAGAACCTAATTCCCTATTTTCTCAGCATAGTTTTCAACTTCGTTCACTCCCTACATCTCCTGAGAAGAAGTGTATCACAATCCTTAGGCCCTCAAAGTTAGTTGGTAGTGAAAACATTTCTGAGACAGGGATTAGATGTGAGAAACAGGTGAAGAAACCAGCTCAGGTCTCCCATTCAACTGGTTGTGACAAGTCCAGTAATGCACGTGCTTTGTCAAACCAGAAATTTGATGAATATGTTCAACCCACACGAATAGTGGTGTTGAAGCCTAACATTGGTAAGAATCATGGTGTTAAAACTGCCGTACCTCAACAACCTTGCCTGTCACCTAATAAAACCAACGGAAACTTTTTTGAGGAAGTTGAGGACGCTGTAGTGCCAGAATCAAGGGAAGCGATTGAGATATCTGAACAGTTGAGTGAAGATCAAATGGGGCATCAAAGGGATGAAACTTTGATCTCCTCTCTCTTTTCCAATGGTTATACTGGTGATGAGAGTTCACTTTACAAGTCAGAGAATGAGTATGCTGTGGGGGTTCTAAGTGATCTAGAATTAATGTCACCATCTTCCAGACATTCTTGGGACTAtgttaacaaatttgatagtCCTTATTCTATTTCCTCCATTAGTCGTGTTTCATATTCTCCAGAATCATCAGTTTGTCGAGAAGCCAAGAAGCGCCTCTCAGAAAGATGGTCATTGATGGCATCAAATGCCAACTCTCAAGAACCTAGGCATGTAAGGAGAAGCTCTAGTACCTTGGGTGAGATGCTCTTTTTGTCAGATCCAAAAAATTCCATCGAACCTATCGATAAGATAACCAATGAGGAAGAAGAGCGGAGGGAGTTTGCATCCTGCGTAAGTACTGATTTACAGGAAGACAATAGAAACTCTCCTAGAAGTCTCCAGAGGTCAAAGTCTGCTCCCGTGTCTCCTTTGATGTCAAGTGCCAGATTAGGTTTTGATGCTTCAAATCTTGCTACGTCAGATGTTACCCCAGAGAAAGTTAGTCCGACAAAAGCTAAATCAtcatttaaaggaaaaatttcTAGCTTATTTTTCTCCAGGAGTAAGAAACTGACCAAAGAAAAACGTAATGCATCTCAATGCAAAGAGGGTTTGGATACTTCTGTTCCGGAAACACTTGGTGCTTCTCTACCTCCTGGCAGGATTGGTGATGCATCTTGTGTCAACAATAGTCGATTTGAAGAATGCTCATCTTCTGCTCTGTGTGAATCGTCAGGAACATCTCCGGATTTAACTAGCAAATTGGGCACTGTCTCTCTTGAG GCAGGGTTGCCTTTCTCAAGACATTTAATGCCTGGAAATACCAGTGAGAACCCAGACTATTCAAGTCCATGCTCTGTTTTAGAACCTCCATTTGATGAAGATGGCATCATGCATTCTTCGTTTGGCCATATGAAATCAAACTCCAGAG GCATTCATGTATCTACGAAGTCCAGCTTAATTGACAAATCACCTCCCATAGAATCAATTTCTCGAACTTTGACATGGGAAGATGCCTACTCGGATAACACAGAACCGTATTTGTTTAAACCCACGTCAGCATGTGAAGatagagaagaagaggaacAAAAATGGCTCGGCCTTGTTCGAAGTCTTTTTTCAGCAGCTGGCCTCGATGACAGCGTGCACCACAACTCATTTTTCTCCAGATGGCATTCTCTCAAATATCCATTGGATCCATCACTGAGAAACAACTTTGCCAACCTGAGTGACAAAGAGCCAGAACAGGAGGCAAAAAGAAGGCAATCAAGATCAAACTGGAAGCTCATCTTCGACAGCGTGAATGCAGTCTTGGTTGAAATCACAGGCTTTCGGTCAGAAATGAGCACAATATCGATATCATCCAACTGGGTTCATGCAGATGCTCCCTCGCAACCTTTGGTGGACATTGTGTGGGACAGATTGAAGGATTGGTTGTCAGACGAAACACAATGTGTTGGTTGTGAGATTGGGGACAGTAACAGCCTGGTGGTGGAGAGAGTAGTTGGGAAAGAGGTTGTAGGGAAGGGATGGATTCATCAATTGCAAGAAGAATTGGATAATTTAGGGAAGGAAATAGAAGGGAAATTGCTTGAAGAACTTGTGGAAGAGACGCTACTTGATTTGACAGGTTCCTGCCCATGA
- the LOC101207165 gene encoding uncharacterized protein LOC101207165 isoform X2 yields the protein MTLTCIFAVSLLPRSHSDAAIISSPSHDSQLEDGLEHSIGQANRTPMKMLIDHEMSKDAESKIAPPNVVAKLMGLDTLPEQVGSAANKTPSRASLSTAKESRLALECTELVDNRLEKGSLCQIHQSSVDVYGMWQQCLKTDNDREKLHYGSFDKNFDEKKMALVRQKFTEAKRLATDEKLRQSKEFQDALEVLSSNKELFVKFLQEPNSLFSQHSFQLRSLPTSPEKKCITILRPSKLVGSENISETGIRCEKQVKKPAQVSHSTGCDKSSNARALSNQKFDEYVQPTRIVVLKPNIGKNHGVKTAVPQQPCLSPNKTNGNFFEEVEDAVVPESREAIEISEQLSEDQMGHQRDETLISSLFSNGYTGDESSLYKSENEYAVGVLSDLELMSPSSRHSWDYVNKFDSPYSISSISRVSYSPESSVCREAKKRLSERWSLMASNANSQEPRHVRRSSSTLGEMLFLSDPKNSIEPIDKITNEEEERREFASCVSTDLQEDNRNSPRSLQRSKSAPVSPLMSSARLGFDASNLATSDVTPEKVSPTKAKSSFKGKISSLFFSRSKKLTKEKRNASQCKEGLDTSVPETLGASLPPGRIGDASCVNNSRFEECSSSALCESSGTSPDLTSKLGTVSLEAGLPFSRHLMPGNTSENPDYSSPCSVLEPPFDEDGIMHSSFGHMKSNSRGIHVSTKSSLIDKSPPIESISRTLTWEDAYSDNTEPYLFKPTSACEDREEEEQKWLGLVRSLFSAAGLDDSVHHNSFFSRWHSLKYPLDPSLRNNFANLSDKEPEQEAKRRQSRSNWKLIFDSVNAVLVEITGFRSEMSTISISSNWVHADAPSQPLVDIVWDRLKDWLSDETQCVGCEIGDSNSLVVERVVGKEVVGKGWIHQLQEELDNLGKEIEGKLLEELVEETLLDLTGSCP from the exons ATG ACATTGACATGCATTTTTGCAGTTTCTTTACTCCCAAGAAGCCACTCAGATGCAGCTATTATATCGAGCCCCTCCCATGATAGTCAGCTCGAGGATGGACTG GAACATTCAATTGGGCAGGCAAATCGAACACCAATGAAGATGCTCATAGACCATGAAATGTCGAAAGATGCTGAGTCTAAGATTGCTCCCCCAAATGTTGTTGCGAAGTTGATGGGTCTAGATACTCTACCCGAGCAGGTTGGTTCAGCTGCTAACAAAACACCTTCAAGAGCTTCCCTGTCTACAGCTAAAGAATCTAGGTTGGCACTGGAATGCACGGAACTAGTTGATAACCGTTTGGAGAAGGGATCTTTGTGCCAAATTCATCAAAGCTCTGTAGACGTCTATGGAATGTGGCAGCAATGTTTGAAAACAGATAATGACAgagaaaaattgcattatggaagttttgacaaaaattttgatgaaaaaaagaTGGCTCTTGTTCGTCAGAAATTCACTGAAGCTAAACGTCTAGCAACAGATGAGAAACTTAGGCAATCTAAAGAATTTCAAGATGCCTTAGAAGTTCTCAGCTCCAACAAAGAAttgtttgtcaaatttttgCAAGAACCTAATTCCCTATTTTCTCAGCATAGTTTTCAACTTCGTTCACTCCCTACATCTCCTGAGAAGAAGTGTATCACAATCCTTAGGCCCTCAAAGTTAGTTGGTAGTGAAAACATTTCTGAGACAGGGATTAGATGTGAGAAACAGGTGAAGAAACCAGCTCAGGTCTCCCATTCAACTGGTTGTGACAAGTCCAGTAATGCACGTGCTTTGTCAAACCAGAAATTTGATGAATATGTTCAACCCACACGAATAGTGGTGTTGAAGCCTAACATTGGTAAGAATCATGGTGTTAAAACTGCCGTACCTCAACAACCTTGCCTGTCACCTAATAAAACCAACGGAAACTTTTTTGAGGAAGTTGAGGACGCTGTAGTGCCAGAATCAAGGGAAGCGATTGAGATATCTGAACAGTTGAGTGAAGATCAAATGGGGCATCAAAGGGATGAAACTTTGATCTCCTCTCTCTTTTCCAATGGTTATACTGGTGATGAGAGTTCACTTTACAAGTCAGAGAATGAGTATGCTGTGGGGGTTCTAAGTGATCTAGAATTAATGTCACCATCTTCCAGACATTCTTGGGACTAtgttaacaaatttgatagtCCTTATTCTATTTCCTCCATTAGTCGTGTTTCATATTCTCCAGAATCATCAGTTTGTCGAGAAGCCAAGAAGCGCCTCTCAGAAAGATGGTCATTGATGGCATCAAATGCCAACTCTCAAGAACCTAGGCATGTAAGGAGAAGCTCTAGTACCTTGGGTGAGATGCTCTTTTTGTCAGATCCAAAAAATTCCATCGAACCTATCGATAAGATAACCAATGAGGAAGAAGAGCGGAGGGAGTTTGCATCCTGCGTAAGTACTGATTTACAGGAAGACAATAGAAACTCTCCTAGAAGTCTCCAGAGGTCAAAGTCTGCTCCCGTGTCTCCTTTGATGTCAAGTGCCAGATTAGGTTTTGATGCTTCAAATCTTGCTACGTCAGATGTTACCCCAGAGAAAGTTAGTCCGACAAAAGCTAAATCAtcatttaaaggaaaaatttcTAGCTTATTTTTCTCCAGGAGTAAGAAACTGACCAAAGAAAAACGTAATGCATCTCAATGCAAAGAGGGTTTGGATACTTCTGTTCCGGAAACACTTGGTGCTTCTCTACCTCCTGGCAGGATTGGTGATGCATCTTGTGTCAACAATAGTCGATTTGAAGAATGCTCATCTTCTGCTCTGTGTGAATCGTCAGGAACATCTCCGGATTTAACTAGCAAATTGGGCACTGTCTCTCTTGAG GCAGGGTTGCCTTTCTCAAGACATTTAATGCCTGGAAATACCAGTGAGAACCCAGACTATTCAAGTCCATGCTCTGTTTTAGAACCTCCATTTGATGAAGATGGCATCATGCATTCTTCGTTTGGCCATATGAAATCAAACTCCAGAG GCATTCATGTATCTACGAAGTCCAGCTTAATTGACAAATCACCTCCCATAGAATCAATTTCTCGAACTTTGACATGGGAAGATGCCTACTCGGATAACACAGAACCGTATTTGTTTAAACCCACGTCAGCATGTGAAGatagagaagaagaggaacAAAAATGGCTCGGCCTTGTTCGAAGTCTTTTTTCAGCAGCTGGCCTCGATGACAGCGTGCACCACAACTCATTTTTCTCCAGATGGCATTCTCTCAAATATCCATTGGATCCATCACTGAGAAACAACTTTGCCAACCTGAGTGACAAAGAGCCAGAACAGGAGGCAAAAAGAAGGCAATCAAGATCAAACTGGAAGCTCATCTTCGACAGCGTGAATGCAGTCTTGGTTGAAATCACAGGCTTTCGGTCAGAAATGAGCACAATATCGATATCATCCAACTGGGTTCATGCAGATGCTCCCTCGCAACCTTTGGTGGACATTGTGTGGGACAGATTGAAGGATTGGTTGTCAGACGAAACACAATGTGTTGGTTGTGAGATTGGGGACAGTAACAGCCTGGTGGTGGAGAGAGTAGTTGGGAAAGAGGTTGTAGGGAAGGGATGGATTCATCAATTGCAAGAAGAATTGGATAATTTAGGGAAGGAAATAGAAGGGAAATTGCTTGAAGAACTTGTGGAAGAGACGCTACTTGATTTGACAGGTTCCTGCCCATGA